A genomic stretch from Telopea speciosissima isolate NSW1024214 ecotype Mountain lineage chromosome 7, Tspe_v1, whole genome shotgun sequence includes:
- the LOC122669279 gene encoding putative uncharacterized protein DDB_G0274435 produces the protein MRNRSSKQGIKGGGSEMEMEKKEGAHLSGAYIRSLVKQLSSSRTKDPINHKPTVTGDGDDGFPQNFPKLSERLLGETQQPNQPQPQQPQQQQQQQQQQPKKQVRRRLHTSRPYQERLLNMAEARREIVTALKFHRASMKQATEQQHQEPPFQTLETPPQIQFPQPSLEHAEKMKTRRNPRVYQLGDNTNYSNYISYPSSSFPFPPQTQFSWPSSSPIPTSPISTENYNFSLPNQTLGLNLNLHDFNYNNNPSIYSSSSPSSSSSYSPPTAMEEVPPSSAEEPPMMDDGSDSGVRTGDHLLHPAMDDEEMAEIRSIGEKHQIEWNDTMNLMTSAWWFKFLKTMEISPDPESKQDDGFQNPFDEVLEFPSWLNANAYESCFLQQNLEYLQDPALPCMDIGEIDGMDAEWLD, from the exons aTGAGAAATCGATCCTCAAAACAGGGGATTAAAGGAGGAGGATCAgaaatggagatggagaagaaagaaggagctCATCTCTCTGGTGCTTACATCCGTAGCCTCGTCAAACAACTAAGCTCTTCCAGAACCAAAGACCCTATCAACCATAAACCCACCGTTactggagatggtgatgatgggttCCCTCAAAACTTCCCTAAACTTAGCGAACGTTTGCTGGGTGAGACCCAACAACCAAatcaaccccaaccccaacaacctcaacaacaacaacaacaacaacaacaacaaccaaagAAACAGGTGAGGAGGAGACTCCATACTAGTAGGCCTTATCAAGAAAGGCTTCTAAATATGGCTGAAGCAAGGAGAGAGATTGTGACTGCACTTAAGTTCCATAGAGCTTCCATGAAACAAGCCACTGAACAACAACACCAAGAACCTCCATTCCAAACATTGGAAACTCCACCCCAAATTCAATTTCCTCAACCCTCCTTAGAACATGCAGAGAAGATGAAAACCAGAAGAAACCCTAGAGTTTATCAATTAGGAGACAACACCAATTACTCCAATTATATATCCTACCCATCATCATCCTTTCCTTTCCCCCCTCAAACTCAATTCTCATGgccttcttcttccccaattCCAACCTCACCAATCAGTACTGAGAACTACAATTTTTCCTTACCCAATCAAACCCTAGGCCTAAATCTCAATCTCCATGATTTCAATTACAACAACAACCCATCAATCTACTCATCTTCctctccatcatcatcatcatcttattCTCCTCCCACTGCAATGGAGGAAGTTCCACCATCATCAGCCGAAGAACCTCCAATGATGGACGATGGGAGTGACTCTGGTGTGAGGACAGGAGATCACCTTCTGCATCCAGCCATGGATGATGAGGAGATGGCAGAGATCAGATCCATTGGAGAGAAGCATCAGATAGAATGGAACGATACTATGAATTTGATGACATCGGCTTGGTGGTTTAAGTTCCTCAAGACTATGGAGATCAGCCCAGACCCGGAGAGCAAACAAGACGATGGGTTTCAGAACCCATTCGATGAGGTCTTGGAGTTTCCATCTTGGTTGAATGCAAACGCATACGAGAGCTGCTTCCTGCAACAGAATTTGGAGTATTTACAAGATCCTGCCTTGCCCTG CATGGACATTGGAGAAATTGATGGAATGGATGCCGAGTGG